The Candidatus Tectomicrobia bacterium genome has a segment encoding these proteins:
- a CDS encoding FAD-binding protein, with protein MKSPASRLRAPSERTQVVETDVLVVGGGVAGCLAVLGAAEAGARVAVCEKGGIIERSGSVAAGVDHFFSILEEGPEWDTPDYLLRHVPRLTDGIADLDSAARLLHGLKPMVHYLEKLGVDFTDPETGRRYYRHRSFGMPGEYTINFDGRDFKHHIGRAARNTGALVLERVMVPEILVEDGQVRGAVAFHIRHGTFYFILARAVVMATGETNRMSRNASGVPFDSWHTPYNTGDGQAMSLRRGARLANMEFFDCTLCPKGYSTQGTNAFVGGGGHLKNRLGERFMFKYHPDGERARRGDLILGIVTEIMAGRGPICCDCTHLPPDEIHRLKETLGVDRPAMPAFFEQKGIDIAKAPFEITVSELSSRHGGTFFRSSGILIDPETRTNVEGLFAAGDCSTMSAGISGAAVMGRVAGEEAARHALASPRPRPLGDKETASIRDSILRPLRRPGGCTFSEFEDEVRAVVTDYVGFYRDEPHMREGLRRLKALRAREAEMTAGDHHGLMRVHEARNIRAVAEAMAASAVERRETRGGGAHIRADYPRQDDAKGLKMIIVELDGEDLRVSSRPTGITPEDIRSTAALGEARAHAHPD; from the coding sequence CATCATCGAGCGCTCCGGGAGCGTCGCCGCCGGGGTGGACCACTTCTTCTCCATCCTGGAGGAAGGCCCGGAGTGGGACACGCCGGATTATCTCCTCCGGCACGTCCCCCGCCTCACCGACGGCATCGCCGACCTCGACTCGGCGGCCCGCCTGCTCCACGGCCTCAAGCCCATGGTCCACTACCTCGAGAAGCTGGGGGTGGACTTCACCGACCCCGAGACGGGGCGCAGGTACTACCGCCACCGCTCCTTCGGGATGCCGGGCGAGTACACCATCAACTTCGACGGGCGCGACTTCAAGCACCACATCGGCCGCGCGGCCCGGAACACCGGCGCGCTGGTGCTCGAGCGGGTGATGGTGCCCGAGATCCTGGTCGAGGACGGCCAGGTGCGCGGTGCCGTGGCCTTCCACATCCGCCACGGCACCTTCTACTTCATCCTGGCGCGCGCCGTGGTGATGGCCACCGGCGAGACCAACCGCATGTCCCGAAACGCCTCGGGCGTCCCTTTCGACAGCTGGCACACTCCCTACAACACGGGGGACGGCCAGGCCATGTCCCTGCGCCGGGGCGCCCGGCTGGCCAACATGGAGTTCTTCGACTGCACCCTCTGCCCGAAGGGCTACTCCACCCAGGGCACCAACGCCTTCGTGGGCGGGGGCGGGCACCTCAAGAACCGCCTCGGCGAGCGCTTCATGTTCAAGTACCACCCGGACGGAGAGCGCGCCCGCCGGGGGGACCTCATCCTCGGCATCGTCACCGAGATCATGGCGGGGCGGGGGCCCATCTGCTGCGACTGCACCCATCTGCCCCCGGACGAGATCCACCGCCTCAAGGAAACCCTCGGGGTGGACCGCCCGGCCATGCCCGCCTTCTTCGAGCAGAAGGGCATCGACATCGCCAAGGCCCCCTTCGAGATCACGGTGTCGGAGCTCTCGAGCCGCCACGGCGGCACCTTCTTCCGATCGAGCGGCATCCTCATCGACCCCGAGACCCGGACGAACGTGGAGGGCCTCTTCGCCGCGGGGGACTGCTCCACCATGAGCGCGGGCATATCGGGTGCCGCGGTGATGGGCAGGGTCGCGGGCGAGGAGGCGGCGCGCCACGCCCTGGCCTCCCCCCGGCCCCGTCCGCTCGGGGACAAGGAAACCGCCTCGATCCGGGACTCCATCCTCCGTCCCCTCCGGAGGCCCGGGGGCTGCACCTTCTCCGAGTTCGAGGACGAGGTGCGCGCCGTCGTGACGGATTACGTCGGCTTCTACCGGGACGAGCCCCACATGCGCGAGGGCCTGCGCCGGCTCAAGGCGCTCCGGGCGCGCGAGGCCGAGATGACCGCCGGGGACCACCACGGGCTCATGCGCGTCCACGAGGCGCGGAACATCCGGGCGGTCGCGGAGGCCATGGCCGCGAGCGCCGTCGAGCGGCGGGAGACGCGCGGGGGCGGCGCCCACATCCGGGCGGACTACCCACGCCAGGACGACGCCAAAGGGCTGAAGATGATCATCGTGGAGCTCGACGGGGAGGACCTCCGCGTCTCCTCCAGGCCCACGGGCATCACGCCCGAGGACATCCGCTCCACCGCCGCGCTCGGGGAGGCGAGGGCCCATGCCCATCCTGATTGA
- a CDS encoding ferredoxin family protein produces MPILIDEKTCLSGCTICDFFCPGDIIWRESREKPPEVKYPDECWYCGACEDHCPVDAVKVIFPPEMLNCQTPVETLMGLPARGLARPDAGEAGATN; encoded by the coding sequence ATGCCCATCCTGATTGACGAGAAGACCTGCCTCTCCGGGTGCACGATCTGCGACTTCTTCTGTCCGGGCGACATCATCTGGCGCGAGTCGCGCGAGAAGCCGCCCGAGGTGAAGTACCCGGACGAGTGCTGGTACTGCGGCGCCTGCGAGGACCACTGCCCCGTCGACGCCGTCAAGGTGATCTTCCCGCCCGAGATGCTCAACTGCCAGACGCCGGTCGAGACCCTCATGGGGCTCCCCGCCCGGGGCCTGGCCCGGCCCGACGCGGGAGAGGCAGGCGCAACCAATTGA
- a CDS encoding glycosyltransferase family 4 protein encodes MRVLHIITRLDRGGSADNTLLCCIGQRRSGHEVVLAAGSGMTGESPLLPRAEAEGVALVRIPPLVRAIHPARDAGALWACYRLIRGGRFDLVHTHTSKAGILGRAAARLAGGCRVVHTPHGHVFYGYFGPWKTRLFVWAERLMARWTDAIVTLTDREAEEHLALGVGRPGQFVTIFSGIPLPPAPPADRAARRRALGLPEDGPLVGSVGRLDPVKGHGLLIRAFARLRDPKARLALAGDGEKRGEYEALARELGISERVHFMGWREDVDDLLGALDLFVFPSLNEGMGRAAVEAMAAGLAVVASRTGGLPEVVRDGETGLLVPPGDAEALASAMERLLARPEERRAMGEAGRRLARDYGAERMCERLEALYARLLAPSAAGAAR; translated from the coding sequence TTGAGAGTTCTCCACATCATCACCCGGCTCGACCGGGGGGGCTCGGCCGACAACACCCTGCTCTGCTGCATCGGCCAGCGGCGGAGCGGCCACGAGGTGGTGCTCGCCGCCGGAAGCGGCATGACCGGGGAATCGCCCTTGCTGCCCCGGGCGGAGGCGGAGGGCGTAGCGCTGGTCCGGATCCCGCCGCTCGTCCGCGCCATTCATCCCGCGAGGGACGCGGGCGCGCTGTGGGCCTGCTACCGCCTGATCCGAGGGGGAAGGTTCGACCTCGTGCACACCCACACCTCGAAGGCCGGGATCCTGGGCCGCGCCGCCGCCCGCCTCGCCGGGGGCTGCCGGGTCGTCCACACCCCGCACGGCCACGTCTTCTACGGCTATTTCGGCCCGTGGAAGACCCGCCTGTTCGTCTGGGCCGAGCGCCTGATGGCCCGCTGGACCGACGCCATCGTCACCCTCACCGACCGGGAGGCCGAGGAGCACCTCGCCCTGGGCGTGGGGCGCCCCGGCCAGTTCGTCACCATCTTCAGCGGCATCCCCCTCCCCCCGGCTCCTCCCGCCGACCGGGCCGCCCGGCGGAGGGCACTGGGCCTTCCCGAGGACGGCCCGCTCGTCGGCTCGGTGGGCCGCCTCGACCCGGTGAAGGGGCACGGGCTCCTCATCCGCGCCTTCGCCCGGCTCCGCGACCCCAAGGCGCGGCTCGCCCTCGCCGGGGACGGGGAAAAGCGCGGGGAGTACGAGGCCCTGGCCCGGGAACTGGGAATATCGGAGCGCGTCCATTTCATGGGCTGGCGCGAGGACGTGGATGATCTGCTCGGGGCGCTCGACCTCTTCGTCTTCCCCTCTCTGAACGAGGGCATGGGCCGGGCGGCGGTCGAGGCCATGGCGGCGGGGCTCGCGGTGGTGGCCTCCCGCACGGGGGGCCTGCCCGAGGTGGTGAGGGACGGGGAGACGGGCCTGCTCGTCCCGCCCGGCGACGCGGAGGCCCTCGCCTCGGCCATGGAGCGGCTCCTGGCGCGGCCGGAGGAGCGCCGGGCCATGGGCGAGGCCGGGCGCAGGCTGGCCCGGGACTACGGCGCCGAGCGGATGTGCGAGAGGCTGGAGGCTCTCTACGCGAGACTTCTGGCGCCCTCCGCCGCGGGGGCCGCCCGGTGA
- a CDS encoding PHP domain-containing protein, with amino-acid sequence MRLALLLAAALVLLPPAAPAQPARPAQPQAPASQRQSGLTPHRAVIHIHTTFSTGEFTAEEIVAKAKAAGITVVVFTDHDYVRMAWGPPPFRHLFSYSVDYRPSVLRIGVDEYYNTIEKLQRENPGMVLIPGIESAPFYYVTGGPLAGDLEIHDWRRHILLLGMGRQAVKKLPIQNNGLSTRYFSVLLPGWLMYLGGIFLSLVLLIFPGWLRWTGAALLLLNVMGAIDAHPFKSSPFSPYLGPRGMRPYQEIINYTEENGGFALWAHQGSLLGREKTGTAAMRTAPYTQVLHETVNFWGFDAIYEDNFKASLPGQEWDQYLVGYVNGLRPRPIWGYGGLDFHAESELGGRKRLTDIQNVFLLEEASEDAFFRALVNGRFYVSRGYTPARLQMNAFQVASPDGKAAATYGGEAQFGGAPRITFEVAAQDGSAVSVKAQLVRMGKVIRTFEGKTPLKVDFTDGDNFPFKRFYYRVDAQVDRSNHVITNPVFVRR; translated from the coding sequence GTGAGGCTCGCTCTCCTCCTGGCCGCCGCTCTCGTGCTCCTGCCGCCCGCTGCGCCCGCCCAGCCGGCCCGGCCCGCCCAGCCCCAGGCCCCCGCCTCCCAGCGGCAGAGCGGGCTGACCCCCCACCGGGCCGTCATCCACATCCACACCACCTTCAGCACCGGCGAGTTCACCGCCGAGGAGATCGTGGCCAAGGCCAAGGCGGCGGGCATCACGGTCGTCGTCTTCACCGACCACGACTACGTCCGCATGGCCTGGGGGCCGCCCCCCTTCCGCCACCTCTTCAGCTACAGCGTGGACTACCGGCCCTCCGTCCTGCGCATCGGGGTGGACGAGTACTACAACACCATCGAGAAGCTCCAGCGCGAAAACCCGGGGATGGTCCTCATCCCCGGCATCGAGAGCGCGCCCTTTTACTACGTCACGGGCGGCCCCCTGGCGGGCGATCTCGAGATCCACGACTGGCGCCGGCACATCCTCCTCCTCGGGATGGGCCGCCAGGCGGTGAAGAAGCTGCCCATCCAGAACAACGGCCTGAGCACCCGCTACTTTTCCGTCCTGCTCCCGGGCTGGCTGATGTACCTGGGGGGCATCTTCCTCTCCCTCGTCCTCCTCATCTTCCCGGGATGGCTCCGGTGGACGGGCGCCGCGCTCTTGCTCCTCAACGTGATGGGGGCCATCGACGCCCACCCCTTCAAGTCGAGCCCCTTCAGCCCCTACCTGGGCCCGCGCGGCATGCGCCCCTACCAGGAGATCATCAACTACACCGAGGAGAACGGGGGGTTCGCCCTCTGGGCCCACCAGGGCTCGCTCCTCGGCCGCGAGAAGACCGGCACGGCCGCCATGCGCACCGCGCCCTACACCCAGGTGCTCCACGAGACGGTCAACTTCTGGGGCTTCGACGCCATCTACGAGGACAACTTCAAGGCCAGCCTGCCCGGCCAGGAGTGGGACCAGTACCTCGTCGGCTACGTCAACGGCCTCAGGCCCAGGCCCATCTGGGGCTACGGCGGGCTCGACTTCCACGCCGAGAGCGAGCTCGGGGGGCGCAAGCGGCTCACCGACATCCAGAACGTCTTCCTCCTCGAGGAGGCCTCCGAGGACGCCTTCTTCCGCGCCCTGGTGAACGGCCGCTTCTACGTCTCCCGGGGCTACACCCCGGCCCGCCTCCAGATGAACGCCTTCCAGGTCGCATCGCCCGACGGCAAGGCCGCGGCGACCTACGGCGGGGAGGCGCAGTTCGGGGGGGCGCCCCGGATCACCTTCGAGGTCGCGGCCCAGGACGGCAGCGCGGTGAGCGTGAAGGCCCAGCTCGTCCGGATGGGGAAGGTGATCCGCACCTTCGAGGGCAAGACGCCGCTCAAGGTGGACTTCACGGACGGCGACAACTTTCCCTTCAAGCGGTTCTACTACCGCGTCGACGCCCAGGTGGACCGGAGCAACCACGTCATCACGAACCCCGTTTTCGTCCGGCGCTGA
- a CDS encoding PIG-L family deacetylase has translation MNILAIGSHPDDIEFGCGGALARYAESGHRVIMLVVTGGEQGGVSATRRKEQQAAADILKAAEAIFGAYEDTRVPLTREFISYLEDILQRTRPHMIFVHHGEDTHQDHRTVHTAILSAARYVPNLLFYEGPTTIDFQPTIYVNIQGTLDRKLRALEAHASQVQKTNIPNTNILEMARATAVFRGTQGRVPAAEAFRSARLFLEP, from the coding sequence ATGAACATCCTCGCCATCGGGTCCCATCCGGACGACATCGAGTTCGGCTGCGGGGGCGCCCTCGCCCGCTACGCCGAGTCCGGCCACCGGGTGATCATGCTCGTGGTGACAGGCGGGGAGCAGGGGGGCGTCTCGGCCACCCGCCGGAAGGAGCAGCAGGCCGCGGCGGACATCCTGAAGGCGGCCGAGGCCATCTTCGGGGCCTACGAGGACACGCGGGTGCCCCTCACCCGGGAGTTCATCTCCTACCTGGAGGACATCCTCCAGAGGACCCGGCCGCACATGATCTTCGTCCACCACGGGGAGGACACCCACCAGGACCACCGCACGGTGCACACGGCCATCCTCTCGGCCGCGCGCTACGTCCCCAACCTCCTTTTCTACGAAGGCCCCACGACCATCGACTTTCAGCCCACGATCTACGTGAACATCCAGGGAACGCTGGACAGGAAGCTGCGCGCCCTCGAGGCCCACGCTTCCCAGGTCCAGAAAACGAACATCCCCAACACCAACATCCTGGAGATGGCCCGGGCGACGGCCGTGTTCCGGGGCACCCAGGGCCGCGTCCCCGCCGCCGAGGCTTTCCGCTCGGCCCGCCTCTTCCTCGAGCCCTGA
- a CDS encoding DegT/DnrJ/EryC1/StrS family aminotransferase: protein MAPAAIPHSRPTLGEEEARAAAEAVRSGQIAQGPRTAAFEEAVARYAGRAWGAAVSSGTAALGLALHAMGVGAGDEVVVPSYNCPALAHAVRHLGARPRLCDVEPATGNPTPETVGAAARGARAIIAAHLFGLAADAAGIAALGVPLVEDLAQALGARRAEGKAGGFGRLAICSFYATKPLAAGEGGMVLGDEEALLARIRDARDYDERDDLAPRWNCKLTDVQAAIGLVQLSRYEGFIARRREIAARYAEGLAGTPLELPGDPPGGRHIYHRYVVRLPEEYARRGGPGAAEEALQAKGIGARRPIYRPLHRLMGEAGFPGAEEAWARHLSLPIYPSLTEGEIERIMGAVRSLF from the coding sequence ATGGCGCCCGCCGCCATCCCCCACTCCCGGCCCACGCTGGGCGAGGAGGAGGCCCGCGCCGCCGCCGAGGCGGTGCGCTCGGGGCAGATCGCCCAGGGCCCCCGCACGGCCGCCTTCGAGGAGGCCGTGGCCCGCTACGCGGGCAGGGCCTGGGGCGCGGCGGTGAGCAGCGGCACGGCGGCCCTCGGGCTCGCGCTCCACGCGATGGGGGTGGGCGCGGGAGACGAGGTGGTGGTCCCGAGCTACAACTGCCCCGCCCTCGCCCACGCCGTCCGCCACCTGGGCGCCCGGCCCCGCCTGTGCGACGTGGAGCCCGCCACCGGGAACCCGACCCCCGAGACGGTGGGCGCGGCGGCCCGGGGGGCGCGGGCGATCATCGCCGCCCACCTGTTCGGTTTGGCCGCCGACGCGGCGGGCATCGCCGCCCTGGGGGTCCCGCTGGTCGAGGATCTCGCCCAGGCGCTCGGAGCCCGCCGCGCGGAAGGCAAGGCGGGAGGATTCGGGAGGCTCGCCATCTGCAGCTTCTACGCGACGAAGCCCCTCGCGGCGGGCGAGGGAGGGATGGTGCTGGGGGACGAGGAGGCCCTCCTCGCCCGGATCCGGGACGCGCGGGACTACGACGAGCGCGACGACCTCGCCCCGCGCTGGAACTGCAAGCTGACCGACGTCCAGGCGGCGATCGGCCTCGTCCAGCTCTCCCGCTACGAGGGCTTCATCGCGCGCCGGAGGGAGATCGCCGCCCGCTACGCCGAGGGGCTCGCCGGGACCCCGCTGGAGCTGCCCGGCGACCCGCCCGGCGGCCGCCACATCTACCACCGCTACGTGGTGCGCCTGCCGGAGGAATACGCCCGGCGGGGCGGCCCCGGGGCGGCGGAGGAGGCCCTTCAGGCGAAGGGGATCGGGGCGCGGCGCCCCATCTACCGCCCCCTCCACCGCCTCATGGGCGAAGCGGGCTTCCCGGGGGCCGAGGAGGCGTGGGCCCGGCATCTCTCCCTCCCGATCTATCCATCCTTGACGGAGGGGGAGATCGAACGGATCATGGGCGCCGTTCGCTCCCTGTTCTGA
- a CDS encoding undecaprenyl/decaprenyl-phosphate alpha-N-acetylglucosaminyl 1-phosphate transferase, which produces MATADRGTTPAQETGGGFAFAYLYGAAFIILGFILMPQVRGWMKDHGHRWAYVPAISLLASFLVTPIVRAIAVKMGVVDVPDARKIHASPTPLLGGLAVFFGFAFSVFVNNLYSPEMMGVAVAAAILLIVGAWDDMRRVRATVKMAAQLLACAIVVYSGVRLSFFPPGILEDTVEIFLTFLWLIGISNALNFLDGMDGLASGLGAIAALFFGVSALQTNQPFVMFLSLGLMGGCLGFLPYNLRSGKPAAIFLGDAGSTFIGFTLASLGVMGTWDVNDPIKAFAMPMLILGVPIFDTTFITASRVVSGRVASVREWLEYVGRDHIHHKLVDVGLSRRQTVFFIFLVAASLGISALVLRNGRTVDALLLLIQSFNILFLLVILMQKGADTRRRNGDPS; this is translated from the coding sequence ATGGCCACGGCGGACCGCGGCACGACCCCTGCCCAGGAGACCGGCGGCGGCTTCGCCTTCGCTTATCTCTATGGGGCCGCCTTCATCATCCTGGGCTTCATCCTCATGCCCCAGGTGAGGGGCTGGATGAAGGACCACGGCCACCGCTGGGCCTACGTCCCCGCCATCTCCCTGCTCGCCTCGTTCCTGGTCACCCCCATCGTCCGGGCCATCGCCGTCAAGATGGGCGTGGTGGACGTCCCCGACGCCCGGAAGATCCACGCCTCCCCCACGCCGCTCCTCGGGGGTCTGGCCGTCTTCTTCGGCTTCGCCTTCTCCGTCTTCGTGAACAACCTCTACTCGCCGGAGATGATGGGCGTGGCCGTGGCCGCCGCGATCCTCCTCATCGTGGGGGCCTGGGACGACATGCGCCGGGTCCGCGCGACCGTGAAGATGGCCGCCCAGCTCCTCGCCTGCGCCATCGTCGTCTACTCGGGCGTGCGGCTCTCCTTCTTCCCGCCGGGCATCCTGGAGGACACGGTCGAGATATTCCTCACCTTCCTCTGGCTCATCGGCATCTCGAACGCCCTCAACTTCCTCGACGGCATGGACGGCCTCGCCTCGGGCCTGGGGGCCATCGCCGCGCTCTTCTTCGGCGTCTCGGCGCTCCAGACCAACCAGCCTTTCGTCATGTTCCTGAGCCTGGGGCTGATGGGCGGGTGCCTGGGCTTCCTGCCCTACAACCTGCGTTCCGGCAAGCCGGCCGCCATCTTCCTGGGGGACGCCGGGAGCACCTTCATCGGCTTCACCCTGGCCTCCCTCGGCGTCATGGGCACATGGGACGTGAACGACCCCATCAAGGCCTTCGCGATGCCCATGCTGATCCTGGGGGTGCCGATCTTCGACACGACCTTCATCACCGCCTCCCGCGTCGTCTCGGGCCGGGTCGCCTCGGTGCGCGAGTGGCTGGAGTACGTGGGCCGGGACCACATCCACCACAAGCTGGTGGACGTGGGGCTCTCGCGGCGCCAGACCGTCTTCTTCATCTTCCTGGTGGCCGCCTCGCTCGGCATCTCGGCCCTCGTCCTCAGGAACGGCCGCACGGTGGACGCCCTCCTCCTCCTCATCCAGAGCTTCAACATCCTCTTCCTGCTCGTCATCCTGATGCAGAAGGGCGCCGACACCCGCCGCCGCAACGGGGACCCTTCCTGA
- a CDS encoding histidine phosphatase family protein — MENPVSQLPEPVTADRSDPSVSMPGKASHPIRLLLVRHGAGVGSEQGRFFGRTDVELSPRGEAQMREAGARLAPWLDGGGEIRCFTSPLRRARRSSLLLREELGLEPPGEGEVVEGLSELDLGKWEGETYASLSAKEPERLRAHYADFVRSRPPGGESLQDLALRVRRALRRLREKMAGKNIMVMAHAGVNRVILCDALGVPLENFFRIEQDFAALNIIEYHGERPLVRLVNG, encoded by the coding sequence ATGGAGAATCCCGTTTCGCAGCTTCCCGAGCCGGTGACGGCGGACCGGAGCGATCCGTCGGTCTCCATGCCGGGAAAGGCTTCCCACCCGATCCGGCTCCTCCTCGTGCGGCACGGCGCGGGGGTGGGCTCCGAGCAGGGCCGCTTCTTCGGGCGGACCGACGTGGAGCTTTCCCCGCGCGGGGAGGCGCAGATGCGGGAGGCCGGCGCGCGCCTCGCGCCCTGGCTGGACGGCGGCGGGGAGATCCGCTGCTTCACGAGCCCGCTGCGCCGGGCCCGCCGCAGCTCGCTCCTCCTGCGGGAGGAGCTCGGCCTGGAGCCCCCGGGGGAGGGCGAGGTGGTGGAGGGGCTCTCCGAGCTGGACCTGGGGAAATGGGAGGGGGAAACCTACGCCTCCCTGAGCGCGAAGGAGCCCGAGCGCCTCAGGGCCCACTACGCCGATTTCGTGCGCTCCCGGCCGCCGGGCGGGGAGTCCCTGCAGGACCTCGCCCTCAGGGTGCGCCGGGCGCTGCGGCGCCTCCGCGAGAAGATGGCGGGAAAGAACATCATGGTGATGGCGCACGCCGGGGTGAACCGGGTGATTTTGTGCGACGCGCTCGGCGTCCCCCTCGAGAACTTCTTCCGCATCGAGCAGGACTTCGCCGCCCTCAACATCATCGAGTACCACGGGGAGAGGCCCCTCGTCCGCCTCGTGAACGGCTGA
- a CDS encoding biopolymer transporter ExbD, with the protein MRFQKQEEDYSLQLISMTDLVFLLLIFFMVSTSFVDFTRRLDIELPESKQSAQAQQKQDFLVEVGVEKDIRLNGQPLSLPALERRLKEAAAKPGRHTLTIKADKRLDYGFVVQIMGSSFSAGIRDISVAVKE; encoded by the coding sequence ATGCGCTTCCAGAAGCAGGAGGAGGACTACAGCCTCCAGCTCATCTCGATGACGGACCTCGTCTTCCTCCTCCTCATCTTCTTCATGGTTTCCACCTCGTTCGTGGACTTCACGCGGCGGCTCGACATCGAGCTGCCCGAGTCGAAGCAGAGCGCCCAGGCCCAGCAGAAGCAGGACTTCCTCGTCGAGGTCGGGGTGGAGAAGGACATCCGCCTGAACGGCCAGCCGCTCTCCCTCCCGGCCCTCGAGCGCCGCCTGAAGGAGGCGGCGGCGAAGCCCGGCCGGCACACCCTCACCATCAAGGCGGACAAGCGCCTCGACTACGGCTTCGTGGTCCAGATCATGGGCAGCAGCTTTTCGGCGGGCATCCGCGACATCTCGGTCGCGGTCAAGGAATGA
- a CDS encoding MotA/TolQ/ExbB proton channel family protein — MTAWKAGAWAGAALLMAAGAALAAQAGQAAPAPPAGGGGLFGLSPAAWDFVKKGGITMVPLGVCSIVALAVVFERLFAFRREKVIPNEVVHASERYWRRADFDAALRVYERFDVPLARILRAGVQRRHLGIDEMERAMVGTGQHESSVLGRNLRALGVIANLAPMLGFFGTVLGMLSAFEAIGRAGTVTPSLVAGGISEALITTVAGLAVGIPALAGYHYLRSRADRLIFEMENIALNLLDALVVAETPGRKPLRASAPAEAGEDA; from the coding sequence GTGACAGCGTGGAAGGCGGGAGCATGGGCGGGCGCGGCGCTTCTTATGGCCGCCGGGGCGGCCTTGGCGGCCCAGGCGGGGCAGGCGGCCCCGGCCCCCCCCGCCGGGGGAGGCGGCCTCTTCGGCCTCTCCCCGGCGGCCTGGGACTTCGTCAAGAAGGGGGGCATCACCATGGTCCCCCTCGGCGTCTGTTCCATCGTGGCCCTGGCCGTGGTGTTCGAGCGCCTCTTCGCCTTCCGCCGCGAGAAGGTGATCCCGAACGAGGTGGTCCACGCCAGCGAGCGCTACTGGCGGCGGGCGGACTTCGACGCCGCGCTGCGGGTGTACGAGCGCTTCGACGTGCCGCTGGCCCGCATCCTCCGGGCGGGGGTCCAGCGGCGCCACCTGGGGATCGACGAGATGGAGCGCGCCATGGTGGGCACGGGGCAGCACGAGTCCTCCGTCCTGGGGCGCAACCTGCGGGCGCTGGGCGTCATCGCCAACCTGGCCCCCATGCTGGGCTTCTTCGGGACGGTCCTGGGGATGCTCAGCGCCTTCGAGGCCATCGGGCGCGCGGGGACGGTGACGCCGAGCCTTGTGGCCGGGGGCATCTCCGAGGCCCTCATCACCACGGTGGCGGGGCTGGCCGTGGGCATCCCGGCGCTGGCGGGCTACCACTACCTCCGCTCCCGCGCCGACCGGCTCATCTTCGAGATGGAGAACATCGCGCTCAACCTCCTCGACGCCCTTGTCGTGGCCGAGACGCCGGGCCGAAAGCCCCTGCGTGCGTCCGCGCCGGCCGAGGCGGGGGAGGACGCCTAG
- the lipB gene encoding lipoyl(octanoyl) transferase LipB, whose product MKALHLGRMAFGEAWALQRRLWEERAAGRLAEDALLLLDHEPVFTLGQGGAEANVLRTRAPWDGTEVPVVRINRGGEVTYHGPGQLMLYAVCDLRARDRDVHRHCRRLEEVFVRHLADLGFRAERRPGQPGLWVAGAKILSLGVGARRWITMHGVAFNVSTDLRFFEMIHPCGEAGARVTSLDRLLGAAPPLSQVAEAIVPLCADVFGERIRIEPDVESLLAASAGAA is encoded by the coding sequence GTGAAAGCCCTCCACCTGGGGCGGATGGCCTTCGGCGAGGCGTGGGCGCTCCAGCGGCGCCTCTGGGAGGAGCGGGCCGCGGGCCGCCTGGCCGAGGACGCGCTCCTCCTCCTCGACCACGAGCCGGTGTTCACGCTGGGGCAGGGAGGGGCGGAGGCGAACGTGCTCCGCACCCGGGCGCCCTGGGACGGCACGGAGGTGCCCGTCGTCCGCATCAACCGGGGCGGCGAGGTGACCTACCACGGCCCCGGGCAGCTCATGCTCTACGCGGTGTGCGACCTGCGCGCGCGGGACCGGGACGTCCACCGCCACTGCCGGAGGCTCGAGGAGGTGTTCGTGCGCCACCTGGCCGATCTCGGCTTCCGGGCCGAGCGCCGGCCGGGGCAGCCGGGCCTCTGGGTGGCGGGAGCGAAGATCCTCTCCCTGGGCGTGGGCGCCCGGAGGTGGATCACCATGCACGGGGTCGCTTTCAACGTCTCGACGGACCTGCGGTTTTTCGAGATGATTCACCCTTGCGGCGAGGCGGGCGCCCGGGTGACCTCGCTCGATCGCCTCCTCGGCGCGGCTCCCCCGCTCAGCCAGGTGGCGGAGGCGATCGTCCCGCTCTGCGCGGACGTGTTCGGGGAGCGCATCCGTATCGAGCCAGATGTCGAGAGCCTGCTGGCCGCCTCGGCCGGCGCGGCGTGA